Proteins co-encoded in one Chroococcidiopsis sp. TS-821 genomic window:
- a CDS encoding FAD-dependent hydroxylase: MVLEQLEQAICPQLDCDYDLAIVGGGIVGLTLACALKDSGLRVAVIEAKQHSVAAAKGQAYAVHQLAARIFQGIGVWDKMLPNIAHYRRVRLSDADYPGVVEFQTTDLGTDVIGYVAEHQALLAPLQEFLQECANVTYLCPVEVVETEYKPDFVEISVAIEGKLQTIRTRLLVAADGARSRIRTAAGIKTRGWQYWQSCIVAFVKPEKSHNDTAYERFWSSGPFAILPLPGNRCRIVWTAPHEEAKALLALDDARFLQELQRRYGDQMGKLELEGDRFIFPVQLMQSDRYVLPRLALIGDAAHCCHPVGGQGLNLGVRDAAALAQVLRNAHENSQDIGSIQILQQYERWRKRENLTILGFTDLLDRMFSNNWLPLVAIRRIGLWMLRRIPMFRVYALQLMIGLRGRIPELAQR, encoded by the coding sequence ATGGTGCTGGAGCAGTTGGAACAAGCAATTTGTCCTCAGTTGGACTGTGACTATGACTTGGCGATCGTCGGTGGTGGTATTGTTGGACTGACGCTGGCGTGTGCGTTGAAAGACTCTGGATTGCGCGTTGCAGTGATTGAAGCTAAACAGCATTCTGTCGCAGCGGCGAAAGGACAAGCTTACGCAGTTCACCAACTTGCAGCACGAATTTTCCAGGGAATTGGCGTGTGGGATAAGATGTTACCCAACATTGCACATTATCGCCGAGTGCGGCTATCTGATGCAGATTACCCTGGGGTCGTTGAATTTCAAACAACAGATTTAGGCACAGATGTCATCGGTTATGTCGCGGAACACCAAGCGCTGCTAGCACCTTTGCAAGAATTCCTGCAGGAATGCGCTAACGTCACTTATTTGTGTCCGGTAGAAGTTGTTGAGACAGAATATAAACCAGATTTCGTCGAGATTTCAGTTGCCATTGAGGGAAAACTGCAAACAATCCGCACGCGATTACTTGTTGCTGCCGATGGAGCGCGATCGCGTATTCGTACCGCCGCCGGTATCAAAACTCGTGGTTGGCAATACTGGCAATCTTGTATTGTCGCCTTTGTGAAACCAGAAAAGTCTCATAATGATACCGCTTACGAGCGATTTTGGTCGAGCGGTCCCTTTGCGATTTTACCTTTACCAGGGAATCGCTGTCGGATCGTATGGACAGCACCGCATGAAGAAGCAAAGGCTTTACTCGCGTTGGATGACGCGCGGTTTTTGCAAGAGTTACAGCGTCGCTATGGCGATCAAATGGGGAAACTCGAACTAGAAGGCGATCGCTTTATTTTTCCAGTGCAGTTAATGCAGAGCGATCGCTATGTCTTACCGCGCCTTGCTTTGATTGGTGATGCAGCGCACTGTTGTCATCCGGTGGGTGGTCAAGGGTTAAACTTAGGCGTACGCGATGCAGCAGCTTTAGCGCAGGTGTTGCGAAATGCGCATGAGAATAGCCAGGATATCGGTAGTATTCAGATACTACAGCAATACGAACGTTGGCGCAAGCGGGAAAATTTAACAATTTTGGGTTTTACTGATTTGTTAGATCGGATGTTTTCTAACAATTGGTTGCCGTTGGTGGCGATTCGCCGGATTGGTTTGTGGATGTTACGACGGATTCCAATGTTTAGAGTTTATGCGTTACAGTTGATGATTGGTTTGCGAGGACGGATACCAGAGTTAGCGCAGAGGTAA
- a CDS encoding YebC/PmpR family DNA-binding transcriptional regulator — translation MAGHSKWANIKRQKARVDAVKGKTFTQLSRAIIVAARNGVPDPAGNFQLRTAIEKAKAAGIPNENIERAIAKGAGTYADDSAQLEEIRYEGYGPGGVAILIEALTDNRNRTAADLRAAFSKNGGNLGETGCVSWMFAQKGVVILSGAVDEEKLLEASLEGGADSYELADGTAEVFTDVGNLENLSQYLKNEGFVVSDVELRWIPSNSVEVSDSEQARSLLKLIDTLESLDDVQNVTANFEMADELMALSV, via the coding sequence ATGGCAGGACATAGTAAATGGGCAAATATTAAGCGCCAAAAGGCGCGTGTAGATGCAGTTAAAGGAAAGACTTTTACGCAATTATCGCGGGCAATTATTGTAGCAGCAAGAAATGGCGTACCCGATCCGGCGGGTAATTTTCAGCTACGAACAGCGATTGAGAAAGCAAAAGCAGCTGGGATACCGAATGAAAATATTGAACGCGCGATCGCTAAAGGTGCAGGTACTTACGCAGACGACTCGGCGCAGCTTGAGGAAATTCGCTACGAAGGCTATGGACCGGGCGGTGTCGCAATTTTGATTGAAGCCTTAACCGATAACCGCAATCGTACTGCTGCTGATTTGAGAGCCGCGTTTAGTAAAAATGGTGGTAATCTCGGTGAAACGGGTTGTGTTAGTTGGATGTTTGCCCAAAAAGGAGTCGTCATACTTTCTGGTGCGGTTGATGAAGAAAAGCTGTTAGAAGCATCATTAGAAGGTGGTGCTGACTCGTATGAACTTGCAGATGGTACGGCTGAAGTATTTACAGATGTAGGTAATTTGGAAAACCTCAGTCAATATTTGAAAAATGAAGGTTTTGTTGTCAGTGATGTGGAGTTGCGCTGGATTCCTAGTAATAGTGTCGAAGTGAGTGACTCGGAACAAGCGCGATCGCTACTGAAGTTAATTGATACGCTGGAATCTCTCGATGACGTACAAAACGTTACGGCTAACTTTGAAATGGCTGATGAATTAATGGCGTTGAGTGTTTAA
- a CDS encoding DUF72 domain-containing protein: protein MFRIGCAVWSYKGWVGNFYPSGSRASEFLQLYSRRLTTVEGNTTFYATPDRETVARWAADTPSGFEFCLKLPRELTHQGLLKPSISGALSFLEQVRGLGSRLGPIFAQLPPRYGPEFLEDLRAFLGAWVQEDAELALEVRHPDWFTEPYRSRLNSILEELGIGRVLLDSRPIYDTPEDVQILSERRKPQLPLQLSVTAPFSLIRFISHPQRDLNQSFLQEWVSVVDAWLRQGTRVYFFVHCPQEARSPGTARYFYHMLEKHGVTVLPLPWDSIGESPTQLSLF from the coding sequence ATGTTTCGGATTGGGTGTGCGGTGTGGTCGTATAAGGGATGGGTTGGTAATTTTTATCCGTCGGGGAGTCGAGCGAGTGAGTTTTTGCAGCTTTATAGTCGGCGGTTGACAACGGTGGAGGGAAATACGACTTTTTATGCGACACCTGATCGAGAGACGGTAGCGCGGTGGGCTGCGGATACGCCGTCAGGGTTTGAGTTTTGTTTGAAATTACCGCGAGAGTTAACGCATCAGGGATTGTTAAAACCTTCAATTTCTGGCGCGTTGAGTTTTTTGGAACAGGTGCGGGGATTAGGAAGTCGCTTAGGACCAATTTTTGCACAGTTACCACCGCGCTATGGACCTGAGTTTTTGGAAGATTTGAGGGCGTTTCTCGGTGCTTGGGTGCAGGAAGATGCGGAATTGGCGTTGGAAGTGCGCCATCCTGACTGGTTTACGGAACCTTATAGGAGTCGACTGAACAGTATATTAGAAGAGTTGGGAATTGGGCGAGTTTTGCTCGATTCGCGTCCGATTTACGATACGCCGGAAGATGTGCAGATTCTTTCGGAACGTCGCAAACCGCAGTTACCCTTGCAATTGAGCGTAACCGCACCTTTTAGTTTGATTCGTTTTATTAGTCATCCGCAGCGCGATTTGAATCAAAGCTTTTTGCAAGAGTGGGTAAGTGTGGTTGATGCGTGGTTACGTCAAGGTACGCGCGTGTATTTTTTTGTACATTGTCCGCAAGAAGCGCGATCGCCTGGTACGGCACGTTACTTTTATCATATGTTAGAAAAACACGGTGTTACAGTTTTGCCGCTTCCTTGGGATAGTATTGGGGAATCGCCTACGCAGCTTAGTTTGTTTTAG
- a CDS encoding M15 family metallopeptidase: protein MEKPYQQVPILECHEPLVLIPLEKLAVVSPHPYQQLGAVYGDRSPYYLRQGVVSALLAAQTQLQKQYPAWRLLIFDAYRPVAVQQFMVDYTFEQVVRAAELQVDNLSATQRQEIWQQVYQLWAVPSLDDRYPPPHSTGAAVDLTLINDTGETVDMGSAIDELSPRSHPDYYTNSTDAEAQKYHFHRQVLFEAMHSAGFQRHPSEWWHFSLGDQLWAYLTNQANPHNSVVARYGRVS, encoded by the coding sequence ATGGAGAAGCCCTATCAGCAAGTTCCCATTCTAGAGTGTCACGAACCCCTCGTTTTGATTCCTCTAGAAAAGTTGGCGGTGGTTTCTCCGCATCCTTATCAGCAATTGGGTGCAGTTTATGGCGATCGCTCGCCGTATTATTTACGTCAAGGTGTCGTATCAGCTTTACTCGCCGCGCAAACTCAACTGCAAAAACAGTATCCTGCGTGGCGGTTACTCATTTTTGATGCCTATCGCCCTGTAGCTGTGCAGCAATTTATGGTAGATTACACGTTTGAGCAAGTTGTGCGCGCTGCCGAGTTGCAAGTTGATAATTTATCTGCAACTCAGCGTCAGGAAATTTGGCAACAAGTTTATCAGCTTTGGGCAGTACCGAGTTTAGACGATCGCTACCCGCCACCACATAGTACAGGGGCTGCTGTCGATCTAACACTCATCAATGATACTGGCGAGACGGTTGATATGGGTTCTGCGATTGATGAATTATCGCCGCGATCGCATCCCGATTACTATACCAATAGCACTGATGCTGAAGCACAAAAATACCACTTCCACCGCCAGGTATTGTTTGAGGCAATGCATTCGGCTGGGTTTCAGCGTCATCCTAGTGAATGGTGGCATTTTTCCCTAGGAGATCAATTGTGGGCGTATTTAACTAATCAAGCTAATCCACATAATTCTGTGGTTGCGCGTTACGGTCGTGTTAGTTGA
- a CDS encoding malectin domain-containing carbohydrate-binding protein yields the protein MAINYQLDTLASGSVTPNNHTSTLHNNFNHTQTDLSTLSPLQQHSAIQAAVSGPEIDIQNLDNVPYSDRLVFSRIGSLNNPPDNGVHDTVTLRTKNLGTSPLRITGLPITGPWELLNNIKVPVTIVPGGQLDLRIRFKATSGSIHNGTLTIKSNDADEASKVVQLSGFWQSVSEGNQEPSLNEILQVFGYQTKVTGPGQKLNQNGLVQAVGDEVLSAYWQKANPSQPVSVKQLAAYHMQGKTATIFWHSKGSNATKVVFTHAGIDGQTLLPRKQNLSQLAQGSFNPNGTFGFKIDQEWSDPTKNNQLIDQQKGSPGPSGHHVRFWTARNRQGQIIPNTWILAMDYSGINYDYQDNVYLISNIKPETRSTLYRINVGSNVSYTDNTGKVWTSDSGKGWFSPANAQAENAGNVAIANTTNDKLYQTYRGKITNTTPLASRIVNFNLPINISGNLEVRLHFAETYWGAPGKGPGGVGRRVFDVLAEGKLVMNNYDITKAAGGALNATMVSIRGVQVTDGKLNLTFKAEKDFPLISAIEVLRG from the coding sequence ATGGCGATCAACTATCAATTGGATACTTTAGCTAGTGGGTCTGTTACTCCAAACAACCACACTAGTACGCTGCATAACAACTTCAATCACACGCAAACAGATTTAAGCACGCTGTCTCCTCTACAGCAGCATTCTGCAATACAAGCAGCAGTCAGTGGTCCAGAAATTGATATTCAAAACCTCGATAACGTACCATACAGCGATCGCCTTGTCTTCAGTCGTATTGGTAGTCTGAATAACCCGCCTGACAACGGAGTTCATGACACGGTTACGCTGCGAACTAAAAACTTAGGAACTAGCCCGCTTAGAATCACCGGCTTGCCTATTACAGGTCCGTGGGAATTGCTCAACAATATCAAAGTTCCTGTAACAATCGTCCCTGGAGGACAGCTTGATTTACGCATCCGCTTTAAAGCAACGAGTGGTAGCATTCATAATGGTACTTTAACGATCAAATCCAACGATGCCGACGAGGCGAGCAAAGTCGTTCAGCTTTCCGGCTTCTGGCAATCGGTATCCGAAGGTAATCAAGAACCCAGTTTAAACGAAATTCTCCAAGTTTTCGGCTATCAAACAAAAGTTACCGGTCCTGGACAAAAACTCAATCAAAATGGTTTAGTGCAAGCCGTCGGTGACGAAGTACTTTCAGCTTACTGGCAAAAGGCAAATCCGTCGCAACCAGTGAGCGTAAAACAATTAGCTGCCTACCACATGCAAGGAAAAACTGCAACAATTTTCTGGCATAGCAAAGGTAGCAACGCCACTAAAGTCGTTTTTACTCATGCAGGAATTGACGGACAAACGCTACTCCCGCGCAAACAAAATTTATCGCAACTTGCACAAGGTTCGTTTAATCCAAATGGAACTTTCGGCTTTAAAATCGATCAAGAGTGGAGCGATCCAACAAAAAATAATCAATTAATCGACCAACAAAAAGGTAGTCCAGGACCAAGTGGACATCACGTTCGCTTTTGGACAGCGAGAAATCGTCAAGGGCAAATTATCCCCAACACTTGGATTCTAGCAATGGACTATTCTGGAATCAACTATGACTATCAGGATAATGTCTATTTAATAAGTAACATCAAGCCAGAAACGCGCTCTACACTCTATCGCATAAATGTAGGTAGTAACGTTTCTTACACCGATAATACGGGTAAAGTCTGGACTTCTGATTCTGGTAAAGGCTGGTTCTCGCCAGCAAACGCACAAGCAGAAAATGCAGGTAACGTTGCGATCGCCAACACAACGAATGATAAACTTTACCAAACTTATCGTGGAAAAATTACAAACACAACTCCTCTAGCATCGCGGATTGTCAACTTTAACCTGCCAATTAACATTTCAGGAAATCTCGAAGTGCGATTGCATTTTGCTGAAACGTATTGGGGTGCGCCTGGTAAAGGTCCTGGCGGCGTTGGTAGACGCGTCTTTGACGTTTTAGCTGAGGGTAAGCTTGTGATGAATAACTACGACATCACAAAAGCGGCTGGTGGTGCTTTAAACGCAACGATGGTATCAATTAGAGGCGTACAAGTTACTGATGGTAAGCTCAACTTAACTTTTAAGGCGGAGAAAGACTTTCCTTTAATTTCTGCCATTGAAGTGTTACGAGGTTAA